From the genome of bacterium, one region includes:
- the acsA gene encoding acetate--CoA ligase → MAEIELSIVSPDETNIGPYDARRASFDWSVAKKELGYEDNSLFNIAYFCVDRNCERGLSGKTALIWESNEGEERKYTYDQMRLYSNAFAKKLTELGVKPGDRVSIYLDRIPALYFAFFGILKIGAIAMPMFSAFGEDSLEVRLADAEACAIITSAKLVKRVRKVRENLPALKNVIVVDGEPSKVADNETFFDVESSERVDNWDIFPADFETPSVLHYTSGTTGQPKGALHVHNAIFGQHLTTKWVLDLRPDDIYWCTADPGWVTGISYGVIGPWSIGVTQVVLEVGFIPARWYAAIEKHRVTVWYSAPTAIRLLMRDSEPIIPGYDLSSLRHLCSVGEPLNPEAVVWAQKVYGKPFHDTWWQTETGAIMITNFPGMKIYPGSMGKPFPGVTVGILDDEYKEMDGTGKAGKLALKPPWPSMFRQYWRSPEKYESKFINGWYITGDRARLDENGYYWFEGRDDDVINTGGHLVAPFEVESALLEHEAVAESAAIGTPDPVNMEVVKAYISLKPGFEASKELELKIMNFIRKKLSPFAMPQYVEFVDSLPKTRSGKIMRRVLRAMDRGEPVGDLSTLEQD, encoded by the coding sequence ATGGCCGAAATCGAATTGAGCATAGTATCCCCCGATGAAACGAACATCGGCCCGTACGATGCGCGCCGCGCGTCGTTCGATTGGTCTGTCGCGAAAAAGGAGCTTGGGTACGAGGATAATTCCCTATTCAATATCGCCTACTTCTGCGTGGACCGCAACTGCGAGCGCGGACTCTCCGGAAAAACCGCCCTTATTTGGGAATCGAACGAGGGCGAAGAGAGGAAGTACACCTACGACCAGATGCGTTTGTACTCGAACGCGTTCGCAAAAAAATTGACGGAATTGGGAGTCAAGCCGGGCGACCGTGTTTCGATATACCTCGACAGGATTCCGGCGCTTTATTTCGCGTTTTTCGGAATCCTCAAAATCGGCGCAATCGCCATGCCGATGTTTTCCGCATTCGGCGAGGACTCGCTCGAAGTAAGGCTGGCCGATGCGGAGGCATGCGCGATCATCACGAGCGCGAAGCTCGTTAAGCGCGTAAGGAAAGTCCGCGAGAACCTGCCTGCGCTGAAAAACGTAATCGTAGTTGACGGCGAGCCTTCCAAAGTCGCCGATAACGAGACGTTTTTCGACGTCGAGTCTTCGGAAAGAGTGGATAATTGGGACATTTTCCCCGCCGATTTTGAGACGCCTTCCGTCCTTCACTATACATCCGGCACCACGGGGCAACCCAAGGGAGCTTTGCATGTCCACAACGCCATCTTCGGCCAGCACTTGACCACCAAATGGGTGCTCGATCTCCGGCCGGACGATATTTACTGGTGCACCGCCGATCCGGGCTGGGTGACCGGTATTTCGTACGGCGTAATCGGCCCGTGGAGCATAGGCGTCACGCAGGTCGTTCTGGAGGTTGGATTCATTCCGGCGCGGTGGTATGCCGCAATCGAAAAGCACAGGGTTACGGTTTGGTATTCCGCGCCGACCGCAATCAGGCTGCTGATGCGCGACAGCGAGCCGATTATTCCCGGTTACGATCTTTCGTCGCTTCGCCACCTATGCAGCGTCGGCGAGCCTCTCAATCCGGAAGCTGTCGTCTGGGCGCAGAAAGTTTACGGCAAGCCCTTCCATGATACTTGGTGGCAAACGGAAACGGGCGCGATCATGATTACGAACTTTCCCGGTATGAAGATTTATCCCGGTTCCATGGGCAAGCCGTTTCCGGGCGTTACGGTCGGAATCTTGGACGACGAATACAAGGAGATGGATGGAACCGGCAAGGCGGGCAAACTTGCTCTCAAGCCGCCGTGGCCTTCCATGTTCCGCCAGTACTGGAGAAGTCCTGAAAAGTACGAGTCGAAGTTTATAAACGGATGGTACATCACGGGCGACCGGGCGCGCCTGGACGAGAACGGTTACTATTGGTTCGAGGGGCGCGACGACGACGTTATAAACACCGGCGGGCATCTGGTCGCGCCGTTTGAAGTGGAAAGCGCGCTTCTGGAGCACGAGGCCGTGGCCGAGTCCGCGGCGATCGGCACGCCCGACCCGGTCAATATGGAAGTTGTAAAGGCATATATCTCGCTTAAGCCGGGATTCGAAGCTTCAAAGGAACTGGAGCTGAAGATAATGAACTTCATCCGCAAGAAGCTTTCGCCGTTTGCGATGCCGCAGTACGTCGAATTCGTTGACAGCCTTCCGAAAACCCGAAGCGGGAAAATCATGCGCAGGGTGCTGCGCGCGATGGACCGGGGCGAGCCGGTCGGCGATCTTTCCACGCTTGAGCAGGATTAA
- a CDS encoding acyl carrier protein → MAIENVVINYITEEYLEDDDDEVTLDTPLISSGIVDSFSMVSLKAFLENKYKISIPDERATPEAFDTVRKIIALVKEYAPDAE, encoded by the coding sequence ATGGCAATAGAGAACGTCGTGATCAACTACATAACCGAGGAGTATTTGGAAGACGACGACGACGAGGTGACTTTGGATACCCCGTTGATTTCGTCCGGCATCGTGGATTCGTTTTCCATGGTGTCGCTGAAGGCTTTCTTGGAGAACAAATACAAGATAAGCATTCCCGACGAGAGGGCGACGCCGGAGGCTTTCGACACCGTGCGAAAGATAATCGCGCTGGTGAAGGAATACGCGCCGGACGCCGAGTAG